The Dendropsophus ebraccatus isolate aDenEbr1 chromosome 3, aDenEbr1.pat, whole genome shotgun sequence genome includes a region encoding these proteins:
- the LOC138787097 gene encoding protein FAM240B-like, which produces MDAKTITSRRQIKSHDADGLKGFWEKKIEKQTIEHQIEDARRHKSALTKLREEWRQMLEFRLNMVQSLQEEQKKQLYYREPEAKANTAA; this is translated from the exons atggatgcaaaaactaTTACGAGCCGCAGACAGATTAAGTCCCACGATGCTGATGGTTTGAAAGGCTTTTGGGAGAAGaaaattgaaaaacaaacaatAGAGCATCAAATTGAGGACGCAAGAAGACATAAGAGCGCGCTTACCAA ACTAAGAGAAGAATGGAGACAGATGCTGGAGTTCCGACTTAATATGGTCCAGTCCCTACAAGAGGAACAGAAGAAGCAACTTTATTATAGAGAACCTGAGGCTAAAGCAAATACAGCAGCTTAG